A window from Candidatus Omnitrophota bacterium encodes these proteins:
- the mnmE gene encoding tRNA uridine-5-carboxymethylaminomethyl(34) synthesis GTPase MnmE, with protein sequence MFKDDLEDTISAISTAQGEGGIGIVRISGRKALSIADKIFVPAGKKKAVDFKSYTMHYGKIIDNGKIADEVILSVMRKPRSYTRQDVVEINCHGGILALREVLDLTLKKGARLAWPGEFTRRAFLNGRIDLAQAEAVIDIIRAKTDSALKVSLGQLSGGLSKEINKLRKKLLDILVTMEANIDFPDESIPQQDAAGMLQGFRAIEAQLNKLLEGASCGRILREGIHVVICGKPNVGKSSLLNVLLKKERSIVTPIAGTTRDAIEETLDIKGIPVKIVDTAGILKPRDLIEKKAVQRSREHIKLADLVIILFDASHRLDEGDRRLIKEIKNKPAIAVINKIDLKVRIERDQISRVFQNVVEICARSAKNINLLEDALCSLVYKGKLHSPEFTLVSNLRHARALKSAQKLINQARDALTGGLPPEFIAQNLKDACVYLDEILGRSFSEDLLERIFTDFCIGK encoded by the coding sequence ATGTTTAAAGATGATTTAGAAGATACGATTTCTGCGATTTCAACCGCTCAAGGCGAAGGCGGTATTGGTATCGTGCGTATCAGCGGCCGCAAGGCCTTGTCTATCGCCGATAAAATATTTGTTCCCGCCGGCAAAAAAAAGGCGGTAGATTTTAAGAGCTACACCATGCATTATGGAAAAATCATTGATAACGGTAAGATCGCCGATGAGGTTATCCTTTCAGTTATGCGCAAGCCCCGGTCTTATACCCGCCAAGATGTTGTGGAGATAAATTGCCATGGGGGAATTTTGGCCCTGCGCGAAGTTTTGGATTTAACTTTAAAGAAGGGGGCCCGGCTTGCCTGGCCCGGCGAATTTACCCGGCGCGCTTTTTTAAACGGCAGGATTGACCTAGCCCAGGCAGAAGCGGTAATCGATATAATCCGGGCGAAAACCGATTCGGCGCTTAAGGTTAGCTTAGGGCAGCTAAGCGGCGGCCTGTCAAAAGAAATAAATAAGCTGCGCAAGAAGCTGCTGGATATTTTAGTAACGATGGAGGCAAATATCGATTTTCCCGATGAGTCGATCCCGCAACAGGATGCCGCGGGGATGCTTCAGGGGTTTAGAGCTATTGAGGCGCAGTTAAATAAATTGTTGGAAGGCGCTTCCTGCGGCAGGATATTGCGCGAAGGTATCCATGTGGTCATTTGCGGAAAACCCAACGTCGGCAAATCCTCCCTTTTAAATGTTTTGCTTAAAAAAGAACGCTCGATCGTTACTCCTATTGCCGGCACTACCCGCGATGCCATCGAAGAGACGCTTGATATTAAAGGCATACCGGTAAAAATTGTCGATACCGCCGGTATTCTTAAGCCGCGCGATCTAATCGAGAAGAAAGCCGTCCAGCGTTCAAGGGAGCATATTAAATTAGCGGACCTGGTAATTATTTTATTTGATGCAAGCCATCGGCTGGATGAAGGAGACCGGAGATTAATCAAAGAAATAAAAAATAAACCGGCGATCGCGGTAATCAATAAAATCGACCTAAAAGTCCGCATTGAAAGAGATCAAATTAGCCGGGTATTTCAGAACGTAGTTGAGATTTGCGCCAGGAGCGCAAAAAATATCAATTTACTGGAAGATGCCCTTTGCAGCCTTGTCTATAAAGGTAAACTGCACAGCCCGGAGTTCACGTTAGTGAGTAATCTGCGCCATGCGCGCGCGCTTAAAAGCGCCCAGAAGCTAATCAATCAAGCCAGGGATGCTTTAACCGGTGGACTGCCGCCGGAATTCATCGCCCAGAACCTTAAGGATGCCTGTGTTTATTTAGATGAGATATTGGGCAGGAGTTTCTCGGAAGACCTTTTAGAGAGAATTTTTACTGATTTTTGTATCGGAAAATAA